In the genome of Limnochordia bacterium, the window CCAAACAATCTGGGTATACTGATAGTAGACATCGGGTCATCTCCTTGTGTTTTAACTCTATTGGGAGTATTTACCCGATGTCCTTTTTCTAATCATTTTGATCAACACTTACGGAGATGAACCGAAAACGGTATGTGAGTTCTATGGAGGAGACTGGGCCGGCGTCATGGATATCGATATGGATACCTGCCTGTGGAGACCGGTCTGCTGGTTCCGGGCGGGAGGTGCGACCGACAGAACACGCGAGTTGATCAGCGGCCTGGAAGATGCCGAGGTCATGCCGCGCTGGCTGGAAGCTATGCACAGCGCCATGCCTATTGTTCTCACTGATACAACTGAAATCAGGGAATCCAATCCGGTTGAATTTGCACTGTATGAGCGTCTGGAGGCGAGAGCCATCCTGGCATCCCCTTTCTCTCCGGCACCGACCGGCTTTCTTGTCATCCGCAACCCTTCGAGATATCTGGAGCGGCCGGAAGCGCTGTACATCTTCGCCTATGTTCTTCACCGCGCGCTTGCCCAGCAGAATGTCATGGAACGTGAGAAGATCATCGAGGCCATGAACCCGATAGAACCGAGCTATGATGTCTATATCAGTTTCTTCCGCGACCTGGAAATCCGCACGGCAGGCGGTACACTGACCGAGCAGATCATCAATGCGCCGAAAACCATTCAGCTTGTTGCCTATCTGCTGTTGAAGCCGGAACGCGCCCACTCACCGAGAGAAATCTTTGAGCATCTGAATCCCGGAGAGGATTTTGACGGCAATACGAATGCGATCCGAGGCAGCATATACCGGTTTTCCAATATGTACGCAAAGCGCACCGGACAATCCGCAAGACTGATTGTCCGCGAAGGCAGCGGGTACAGGAGAAATCCGAATCTGAAGATTACGACCGACATCGAGCAGTTTGACCTTCACCTGAAAGCAGCCGAGGCGGCATCCGGAAGCGCTGAAAGAATTGATGAGCTCCGCAAGGCGGTAGAGCTTTACAAAGGCCCGGTTTTCATGTGCGGCAGAGACCAGCTGTGGCTGAATGATATTGTCAGTCAGTATGAGGTTCGCTACATCAAGGCCGCAGATGCCCTGATGCGCGAGCTGGCAAAGCAGAAAGACTATGCGGGTGTCATGCAGTACGCCGCCAGGGCGCATGAGCTCTTCCCCGGAAACGGCCTGATCTGTTACTGGCTCATCATGGCGACATACAGTCTGTCCGGTGCAGATATGGCAAAGAAGGAATACTTCCGCCTCAAAGACGATATGACACAGGAGGAAATCGATGTGGTAACAGCGCATCTGAAAAAGAACAGCCTGATACGATATGAGGAGCTGTTCGGCGTGTAACACATCCGGCGCACAGAGAAAACACCCGATTTTTCCCAAAACACAGAGAGCGCACAAATCAGAGATAAAATAGAATAGAACGAACAGCCGTGACACTCCAGCTGCACAGCTGAGGAACCCCCGTAAGTTAGCCTTTTAGCGCAAAAGCTAAATGACAACTTACGGGGGTTTTCTTATGTCTCCGGCACAATTTCATCATAGAGAGGCTTTTGTTCCGGCAGACAAAGACCTCTCTATTTTTTATGTCCAAAAGCGCAGAACGCGCTGCCGTTCTCCTCCTCCGGTTTCTGAATTCCAAACAAAATTCAGAAATTCGGAGGATAAGACAATGGCATACAACAAGGCCAGTGAAGAAAGAAAATGGCGGCTCTGGAAAGAGGCCGAAGAAAAACAGCTGCGTGAGCTCGGCGTCAGCGAGGACAGGATTGCGCAGCTTCGTACTTACGATTGGGAAGTTTTCAATTCCGACCGGCGGTATTACGAACATCATGCGGATGGCGGCGATTATATCGAACAGCTTGCGGCAGATGAGGAGAAACCGGATGTGAAAACTGTTTCAGATTTTCTTGACGGCATCGACAGCCCCGCGCTGTTCAGCCTGCTTTCGGAAACCGACCCGATCACCGTTCTGATTGCGCTGAGAAGATCTCAGGGAAAATCATTTTCCGAGATTTCTCTGGAAGTGGGGTTATCCGAAAACACCGCCCACCGGCGTTGGACTCGCCTGAAAGAAAAAATCAAAAAATCTTTTTGAGCCTGTCCGAAAACAAGCCTTCCCACCGGCTAAAGGGTGAGAGGAGCAAATGAGTCTGTCTGACAAAAAAACGATTCACGCGCTGCTTACTGAAACTTGAAAATTTCATACACATTCATCAGGTACGTTCCTGTGCGGGAGAGATTCTCCAGCTGCATGATAGTGCGCCACGACACGCCTGCCCCGATCCGGGTGATTACGGAAAGCAAGGCGGTGAGCGATTCCGAACCAATCAGAAATATCCGGCTGCAACGGATACGGCAACGAAACGCACAAGGGATAATGATACTTCCGTAATTCGCGGCCCGGCCACAATGAAGGCGGGGAGGTTAGAATCCTATGAGGCAGCTTCGCAGACTGCCGCCTGATGAGTTCCCCGCCTCCGGGGGTCGTGGACGAATGGGAGGCAGTATATAAAATTTAAGGTTTGGGAGGTGAAGCCATTGCGGAAAAACTGGGAGTACCGGCGCGGAGACGTCTATCTGGCGAATCTCGATCCGGTCGTGGGCGCAGAGATCGGCGGTATCCGCCCGGTATTGATTCTTCAGAACAACACGGGCAACTTCTTCAGTCCCACGCTGATTGCCGCACCGCTCACCTCCAACATTGATAAAAAGCCGAATCAGCCGACACATTTCCTGCTGGAACAGGTACGCGGGCTGAGCCGGCCTTCCATGGTGATTCTGGAGCAGCTGAAAACGCTGGATAAGCGCCGGATCATCAGATACATGGGACGGGTGGACAGCAATATCCTGTACAGCCCGGAATTCTGTAAGTGCCTTGCGGTGAGCCTGGCACTTTATTTGTAATATGCAGGCACTCACGATGAGTGCGGAAAGGAGCAGACCATGACACTGGATGAAATGAGAAAAGTGGACATCCGGACGGTTGACCCGGCAACGCTTCATGACCGCCGGGATGTGCGCATCGACAGCCGTCAGCCGAGAGAAAAACGCATTGCGTCCTACCTGAAGCAGATCGGCAATCCCTACTGCTACGTTGACGATGGTGTTGTTGTAAAGATCGGGTTTATGAACACCCGCGAAACGATTGATGACCGACTGGAAGGCTATGCCCGCAGTCAGGTCAGCAAGGGATGAAACAAATATCGACATCATCGACTGTCCCGGATGATTTCAATACAATGATAGCGGAGGTGATAAAAATGCCAGACAGAATCTGGAATGCAGCAGAATATACCCGTCTTTCCCGCGATGACGGCGACAAGGCGGAGAGCAATTCCATAACGAGCCAGAAGGAGATCATCCGGGATTATGTGCGCAGGCATCCGGAATTTGTGATCGTTAAGGAGTATGCGGATGACGGCTATTCCGGCGTCAACTTTGAACGTCCGGGCTTCAAGCAGATGATGGAGGACATCAAAGCCAAGAAAATCGACTGTGTGATCTGCAAAGACCTCAGCCGGTTTGCCAGAAACTACATCGATGCAGGACGGTATCTGGAAAAGATTTTTCCGTTCATGGGCGTGCGGTTCATTGCCATCAATGACAACTACGATTCCTGCGGCGAAAAGGCGCAGTCCGATGCCCTGATTGTTCCGTTCAAGAATCTGATCAACGATGCCTACTGCCGCGACATATCCGTCAAGATTCGTTCTCAGCTGGACATCAAGCGCAAGATGGGCGACTTCATCGGAGCCTTTGCACCCTATGGCTACCGGAAGGACGAGGCAAACAGAAACAGGCTGGTGGTGGATGAAGAAGCCGCCCGGACGGTGGAGCTGATCTTCCGGCTCCGCATACAGGGACTGTGCAATTCCGCCATTGCCGACCGGCTCAACAGCATGGGCGTCCTGAGTCCCATGGAATACAAGCAGGCGCAGGGTTTCAACTACTCCTGCGGATTCCGCAGCAACGAACAGGCAGAGTGGAGCCCCATGCTGGTGAAGCGAATCCTGACCAATGAAATCTATATCGGAACGCTGATCCAGCACAAATCCGGCACCCCGAACCACAAAGTCAAAAAGCGCGTGGAGTATGACCGGGATGAGTGGATCGTCATCGAGAACAACCATGAGCCCATTATCTGCCGCTCGGATTTTGATACCGTTCAGAATCTGATGCTGCGGGACGTCCGTACAGCGCCGAAGCAGGAAAAGGTTCATCTGTTCTCCGGCTTTGTGTTCTGCGGCGACTGTAAACACACCATGGTGCGGAAGACAGTCCCCAGCGGCGGGAAAAAGTATCATTACCTGGTCTGTTCCACCAATAAAGCCGGTAAGGGCTGTTCTCCGCATACATTCAGTGAGGACAAGCTGAAATCCATTGTGCTGCGGGTGGTGAACGACCATATTGAACTGATTGCCCAGGTGGAACAGGTGCTGGATTACATTGCATCGCTGCCGGAGCAGGAGCGGCGCATCATCAACTATGACGCCCAGATGACGGCGCTGGAAAATGAAATCAAGCGGTATCAGGATCTGAAAATCAACCTGTATTCGGACATGGCGGACGGTGTGATCAGCCGCGAGGAATACAAGGAGTTCCATGCAGGCTATGACCGCAGGATTGCGGACAGGCAGCGCCAGCTTGGAAAGCTGAAAGATGAGCGCAGTCAGGCCATGGAGAACAGCTCCGGGAACATCGAGTGGATTGAACAGTTCAAGAAGTACCGGCATCTGACGGAGCTGGACAGGGAGTGCATCGTCCACCTGATTGAGAAAATCCTGATTTATGACGGCAAGCGCATCGAGGCGTGCTTCCGATACAGAGATGAGCTGGAAAACGCATTGCAGTATATAGAACGGTTTGAGGATGTCCTTCCCACTGAGGAAGGCGTAATAATACCGGAGAGGAGGAACGCATAATGGCAAGAAAGAAAAGACAGTATTTACAGCCGGAGCAGGCGCAGGAACCGGTCAGCGCCATGCTGCCGTCCGTCTGGGAGACGGCCATCTACGCCCGACTCTCGGTTGAAAACAGCAAGAAGAACGACGACGGCGATTCCATCGAGGGACAGATTGAAATCTGCCGGGATTATGTATCGGAGCATCCGTATCTTCATCTGGCGGATACCTATGTGGACAACGGCTGGACCGGAACAAACACGGACCGTCCGGAGTTTCAGAGGCTGCTCTCCGACATTCGGGATGGAAAAATCAAGGCACTGGTCATCAAGGACTTCAGCCGCTTCTCACGTGATTATATTGAGGCAGGCAACCTGCTGGAAAATATCTTCCCGGCCATGGGCGTGCGGTTCATCTCGGTGGTTGACCGCTATGACAGCTTTGAAACGGACGGCTCCGCCAGCAGCCTGCTGATTCCGCTGAAAAACCTGATTAACAGCTTCTATTCCAGAGACCAGTCTAAGAAAGTGTCGCTTGCGGTTCATGCCAAGCAGCTGGCCGGCGAACACATTCCCAGCATGATCCCCTACGGATACCGGAAATCGACCACACAGGAGTACCGGTTTGAGCCCGATCCGGAGACCGCACCGATTGTCAAAAGAATCTACGCACAGTTTCTCAGCGGCACCGGAGCGCGCCCCATCATGCGCCAGCTGAATGAAGAAGGTATTCCCTCGCCAGGAAAGCTCCGCTATCTGCGCGGACAGACCAGGCGGGCGTGCTATTCCGACTGCCTTTGGACGCAGCAGGTCATCAAGCAGATATTGATGAATCCGACCTATATGGGCGATCTTGTCTTTGGACGGATGCCGACGGCGCTGTATCTGGGACAGCCGGATTATCACTATGAGCCGGATGAGAGCAAGTGGCGTATCCTGCCGGATATGCACGAAGCGCTGGTCAGCCGGGGCGACTTCTATCAGGTCAGAAAAATCCTGGAAGCAGGCCGCCGTGAGAATGAGGCCAAATTGGAAGCCAGCCGGAATTACCGCGAAAAGCATCCGCAGATCTTCAGAAGCGGAATCGTCCGGTGCGGGCACTGCGGCTCCAACCTCGGTT includes:
- a CDS encoding bacterial transcriptional activator domain-containing protein, yielding MDIDMDTCLWRPVCWFRAGGATDRTRELISGLEDAEVMPRWLEAMHSAMPIVLTDTTEIRESNPVEFALYERLEARAILASPFSPAPTGFLVIRNPSRYLERPEALYIFAYVLHRALAQQNVMEREKIIEAMNPIEPSYDVYISFFRDLEIRTAGGTLTEQIINAPKTIQLVAYLLLKPERAHSPREIFEHLNPGEDFDGNTNAIRGSIYRFSNMYAKRTGQSARLIVREGSGYRRNPNLKITTDIEQFDLHLKAAEAASGSAERIDELRKAVELYKGPVFMCGRDQLWLNDIVSQYEVRYIKAADALMRELAKQKDYAGVMQYAARAHELFPGNGLICYWLIMATYSLSGADMAKKEYFRLKDDMTQEEIDVVTAHLKKNSLIRYEELFGV
- a CDS encoding ECF-type sigma factor, with protein sequence MSPAQFHHREAFVPADKDLSIFYVQKRRTRCRSPPPVSEFQTKFRNSEDKTMAYNKASEERKWRLWKEAEEKQLRELGVSEDRIAQLRTYDWEVFNSDRRYYEHHADGGDYIEQLAADEEKPDVKTVSDFLDGIDSPALFSLLSETDPITVLIALRRSQGKSFSEISLEVGLSENTAHRRWTRLKEKIKKSF
- a CDS encoding type II toxin-antitoxin system PemK/MazF family toxin → MRKNWEYRRGDVYLANLDPVVGAEIGGIRPVLILQNNTGNFFSPTLIAAPLTSNIDKKPNQPTHFLLEQVRGLSRPSMVILEQLKTLDKRRIIRYMGRVDSNILYSPEFCKCLAVSLALYL
- a CDS encoding recombinase family protein, yielding MARKKRQYLQPEQAQEPVSAMLPSVWETAIYARLSVENSKKNDDGDSIEGQIEICRDYVSEHPYLHLADTYVDNGWTGTNTDRPEFQRLLSDIRDGKIKALVIKDFSRFSRDYIEAGNLLENIFPAMGVRFISVVDRYDSFETDGSASSLLIPLKNLINSFYSRDQSKKVSLAVHAKQLAGEHIPSMIPYGYRKSTTQEYRFEPDPETAPIVKRIYAQFLSGTGARPIMRQLNEEGIPSPGKLRYLRGQTRRACYSDCLWTQQVIKQILMNPTYMGDLVFGRMPTALYLGQPDYHYEPDESKWRILPDMHEALVSRGDFYQVRKILEAGRRENEAKLEASRNYREKHPQIFRSGIVRCGHCGSNLGYSRHGEKKEGRYNCRNKQYGRCDVAVGISEKKLAPIVWNAIQIQFALFADFEEVTGRLKDSGVQTKRQTELQQEMLEVSNQLSGYQTKREQLYNDYVDGILSAGDYIELKTRFDTAYQEQSSHLNQLSVELARLNRMLSDENKWLVNIRNIRKARKLTPEIAEAMIDHINVYKTGHAQYRLEIIFRFQEERDALETAYHELEGGEAR
- a CDS encoding recombinase family protein, coding for MPDRIWNAAEYTRLSRDDGDKAESNSITSQKEIIRDYVRRHPEFVIVKEYADDGYSGVNFERPGFKQMMEDIKAKKIDCVICKDLSRFARNYIDAGRYLEKIFPFMGVRFIAINDNYDSCGEKAQSDALIVPFKNLINDAYCRDISVKIRSQLDIKRKMGDFIGAFAPYGYRKDEANRNRLVVDEEAARTVELIFRLRIQGLCNSAIADRLNSMGVLSPMEYKQAQGFNYSCGFRSNEQAEWSPMLVKRILTNEIYIGTLIQHKSGTPNHKVKKRVEYDRDEWIVIENNHEPIICRSDFDTVQNLMLRDVRTAPKQEKVHLFSGFVFCGDCKHTMVRKTVPSGGKKYHYLVCSTNKAGKGCSPHTFSEDKLKSIVLRVVNDHIELIAQVEQVLDYIASLPEQERRIINYDAQMTALENEIKRYQDLKINLYSDMADGVISREEYKEFHAGYDRRIADRQRQLGKLKDERSQAMENSSGNIEWIEQFKKYRHLTELDRECIVHLIEKILIYDGKRIEACFRYRDELENALQYIERFEDVLPTEEGVIIPERRNA